The following proteins come from a genomic window of Streptomyces liliiviolaceus:
- the egtC gene encoding ergothioneine biosynthesis protein EgtC, whose protein sequence is MCRHLAYLGPEEPLGRLLVDPAHSLYRQSWAPRRQRYGTVNADGFGVGWYAEGDPVPGRYRRTGPIWGDRSFADLGRVVRSGALLAAVRDATLAGADGEAAAAPFAADTWLFSHNGAIAGWPRSLAPLAGTLPAAELLSMEARCDSALVWALVLNRLRGGDEEGQALADTVLDVAAAAPGSRLNLLLTNGEVIAATAWGDTLWYLTEPGRRTVVASEPYDDDPHWQEVPDRTLLAASRTDVLLTPLKDIDAPVASVASVANASAPGTPASSTSVPSTSVPSASVPSKEPRT, encoded by the coding sequence GTCGTGGGCGCCCCGGCGCCAGCGGTACGGGACCGTCAACGCCGACGGTTTCGGCGTCGGCTGGTACGCCGAGGGCGACCCGGTACCCGGGCGCTACCGGCGTACCGGGCCGATCTGGGGCGACCGGTCCTTCGCCGACCTGGGGCGGGTGGTGCGCTCGGGCGCGCTGCTCGCCGCGGTGCGGGACGCGACGCTGGCGGGGGCGGACGGGGAGGCCGCGGCGGCGCCGTTCGCCGCGGACACCTGGCTGTTCAGCCACAACGGCGCGATCGCGGGCTGGCCGCGTTCGCTGGCGCCGCTGGCCGGGACGCTGCCCGCGGCGGAGCTGCTGTCGATGGAGGCGCGCTGCGACTCGGCGCTCGTCTGGGCGCTGGTCCTGAACCGGCTGCGGGGCGGTGACGAGGAGGGCCAGGCCCTCGCCGACACGGTCCTCGACGTGGCGGCGGCGGCCCCCGGCTCCCGTCTCAACCTGCTGCTCACCAACGGCGAAGTGATCGCCGCCACCGCCTGGGGCGACACGCTCTGGTATCTGACCGAGCCCGGCCGGCGCACCGTCGTCGCATCCGAGCCGTACGACGACGATCCGCACTGGCAGGAGGTGCCGGACCGCACGCTGCTCGCGGCGAGCCGCACGGACGTCCTGCTCACCCCGCTCAAGGACATCGACGCGCCCGTGGCATCCGTGGCATCCGTGGCGAACGCTTCCGCCCCGGGCACTCCTGCTTCGAGCACGTCCGTACCGAGCACGTCCGTACCGAGCGCATCCGTTCCGAGCAAGGAGCCCCGTACGTGA